One genomic window of Medicago truncatula cultivar Jemalong A17 chromosome 1, MtrunA17r5.0-ANR, whole genome shotgun sequence includes the following:
- the LOC11446746 gene encoding uncharacterized protein, translated as MAATTTTTQLINLTRFPRFNLHHFSVNNVHILHHQPFPSKLYYNHRSNLKTINCNCKLNNSSGGEPYEIDVGVFGGYNGIEDESDEDDEESNVDLLIKFLNRYEGCEN; from the exons ATGGCagctacaacaacaacaacacaattgATCAATCTCACGCGCTTTCCACGCTTCAATCTTCACCACTTCTCAGTAAACAATGTTCACATTCTTCATCACCAACCCTTTCCTTCCAAACTCTACTACAACCATCGTTCAAATCTCAAAACCATCAATTGCAATTGCAAG CTGAATAACTCAAGTGGGGGAGAACCATATGAGATTGATGTAGGTGTTTTTGGAGGATATAATGGGATTGAAGACGAGAGTGATGAGGATGACGAAGAGAGTAATGTTGATTTGTTGATAAAATTCTTGAATAGGTATGAAGGGTGTGAGAATTAA